One genomic segment of Chitinophaga sancti includes these proteins:
- a CDS encoding DUF5703 domain-containing protein, with translation MLYRLLLSCLLIACLKTDAQLVWNTQSQHAGESMPCGGGDIGLNVWVEKGDLLFYLSRSGTFDENNAMLKLGRVRIRVEGRPFDKGDFTQELHLQDGSVIVSGGGVRIVLWVDVFHPVVHVSMESKTAVRMSAVYESWRYEDHVITDAVECRANSYKVLQPFPVTTYKDTVSFVENRVQFYHRNRDDKEDIFDYTVRMEGMSAVKDQLYNPIRHNTFGGIMQGKGMVAGDRTAGQYADTKYRGWELRTSRPVKSQEITIGLHVAQTNTSKEWEEGLRALIKEPGPVSVETSMESSLERRRSIKWWKQFWTRSYIHIDSKDAAVRTIGRNYELFRYQLACNAYGEWPTKFNGGLFTFDPCYVDSSKHFSPDFRAWGGGTMTAQNQRLVYFPMLKNGDGDMLKAQFDFYLRILHNASLRSRVYWNHGGACFTEQIENFGLPNVTEYHPKRPAGTDPGVEYNKWLEYEWETVFEFCLMMLDEQRYDGVNLQKYLPFIDSCLSFYDAHYHKFDAQGHYIFYPTSAAETYKLTYNSTTVIAAMQTILQRLILVAPDPKWDTMLAHLPPIPLGEYEGHTTILPAEKWDRIQNRETPQLYPVFPWGIYGIGKHGLDTAINTYKYDPQAVAQWDYTGWKQYSIFAARLGLTADAAKLSGWKFKDGPHRFSTFWGPGFDWTPDHNWGGSAMIGVQEMLLQTDDRKIYLLPAWPGEWDVSFKLHAPYKTTVEAVVKGGKVVSLKVNPKEREKDVIYPGRGD, from the coding sequence ATGTTATATAGACTTTTGTTATCCTGTTTATTGATTGCCTGTTTGAAAACGGATGCGCAGCTGGTGTGGAATACCCAAAGCCAGCATGCGGGCGAATCTATGCCGTGTGGAGGTGGGGATATTGGGTTGAATGTGTGGGTAGAAAAGGGAGATCTCCTATTTTATTTATCACGCAGCGGTACGTTTGATGAGAATAATGCCATGCTTAAGTTGGGAAGGGTAAGAATACGTGTAGAAGGCAGGCCGTTTGACAAGGGAGACTTCACGCAGGAGTTGCACTTGCAGGATGGGAGCGTGATTGTAAGTGGAGGCGGGGTACGCATCGTATTGTGGGTAGATGTATTTCACCCGGTGGTGCATGTGAGTATGGAAAGTAAAACAGCCGTGCGGATGAGTGCTGTTTATGAATCATGGAGATATGAGGATCATGTTATTACTGATGCGGTAGAGTGCAGGGCTAATTCATACAAGGTATTACAACCTTTTCCGGTTACGACTTATAAGGATACTGTTTCTTTTGTGGAAAACAGGGTACAGTTTTATCATCGCAACAGAGATGATAAGGAGGATATTTTTGATTATACAGTGCGGATGGAAGGAATGTCTGCTGTGAAGGATCAGTTATATAACCCAATCCGGCATAATACTTTTGGAGGAATTATGCAGGGGAAAGGAATGGTAGCAGGGGATCGTACTGCTGGTCAATATGCAGATACAAAATACCGGGGGTGGGAATTGAGAACATCCAGGCCGGTAAAGTCGCAGGAAATAACAATAGGACTGCATGTAGCACAGACGAATACATCAAAGGAATGGGAAGAAGGGCTGCGGGCATTAATAAAGGAACCAGGGCCTGTATCGGTAGAGACATCAATGGAGTCGTCTTTGGAGCGGCGACGCAGCATCAAATGGTGGAAACAATTCTGGACCCGTAGCTATATTCATATTGATAGTAAAGACGCTGCTGTTCGTACAATAGGCCGTAATTATGAACTATTCCGTTATCAGTTAGCCTGCAATGCATATGGTGAATGGCCTACAAAATTCAACGGCGGCTTATTCACATTTGATCCTTGTTATGTAGATAGCAGTAAACATTTTTCCCCTGACTTCAGGGCATGGGGTGGAGGTACCATGACCGCGCAAAATCAACGACTGGTTTATTTCCCCATGTTGAAAAACGGAGATGGAGATATGTTGAAAGCACAATTTGATTTTTACCTGCGCATATTACACAATGCATCTTTGCGTAGCAGGGTGTATTGGAACCATGGCGGGGCGTGCTTTACGGAGCAAATAGAAAATTTTGGTCTGCCCAATGTAACGGAGTACCACCCGAAAAGACCGGCTGGTACTGACCCCGGTGTAGAATACAATAAATGGTTGGAGTACGAATGGGAAACGGTGTTTGAGTTTTGTCTGATGATGTTGGATGAGCAGCGATATGATGGTGTGAATTTACAAAAATACCTGCCGTTTATAGATAGTTGTTTGTCTTTTTATGATGCACATTATCACAAATTCGATGCACAGGGGCATTATATATTTTATCCTACTTCTGCTGCGGAGACGTATAAGCTAACTTATAATTCCACTACTGTGATAGCAGCGATGCAGACGATTTTACAAAGATTAATATTGGTTGCACCTGATCCAAAATGGGATACGATGCTGGCGCATTTGCCACCCATTCCTTTAGGTGAATATGAAGGTCATACCACCATTTTGCCAGCAGAGAAATGGGACAGGATTCAGAACAGGGAAACGCCACAACTTTATCCTGTATTTCCCTGGGGGATTTATGGCATTGGAAAACATGGATTGGATACGGCTATTAATACTTATAAATACGATCCTCAGGCAGTGGCGCAATGGGATTATACAGGTTGGAAACAGTATTCCATCTTTGCTGCCAGATTGGGGCTGACAGCAGATGCGGCAAAATTAAGTGGATGGAAATTTAAAGATGGGCCACATCGTTTTTCTACATTCTGGGGCCCGGGTTTTGACTGGACACCGGATCATAATTGGGGAGGATCAGCCATGATAGGGGTGCAGGAAATGCTGCTACAAACGGATGACAGAAAAATTTATTTATTACCCGCATGGCCGGGAGAGTGGGATGTATCTTTCAAATTGCATGCGCCTTATAAAACGACTGTGGAGGCAGTGGTGAAAGGGGGGAAGGTTGTGTCATTGAAAGTAAACCCGAAGGAAAGGGAGAAAGATGTTATTTACCCAGGCAGGGGGGATTGA
- a CDS encoding class I SAM-dependent methyltransferase has product MASLDKFNSKERFSDRVDNYKKYRPTYPDSLLDFLQAKCGLTSDATVADIGSGTGILTELLLKKGWTVYAIEPNAKMRESAEAQLNDYPNFSSLDGSGEATGLPDQSVQLITVAQAFHWIDPVLARKEFDRILLPGGHIALLWNLRTLDSPFDKGYEDIKAKYGTDYHEIRKAHEPELTAFFAPATMAIHYFRHSQQLDFEGLKGQVLSSSYMPQPGQKNYEEMMKALTELFEVNQRYGEVTITYDTKLYINHNTSMKEGIH; this is encoded by the coding sequence ATGGCGTCTTTAGATAAGTTTAACTCCAAAGAAAGATTTTCAGACAGGGTAGACAATTACAAAAAATACCGTCCTACCTATCCGGATTCGTTACTTGATTTCTTGCAGGCAAAATGTGGATTGACCAGTGATGCAACAGTGGCAGATATTGGTTCCGGTACAGGTATTCTGACAGAATTATTATTAAAAAAAGGTTGGACTGTGTATGCAATAGAGCCGAATGCAAAGATGCGTGAGTCGGCAGAAGCACAGTTGAATGACTACCCCAATTTTTCTTCTCTCGATGGTTCAGGAGAGGCGACTGGTTTACCAGATCAGTCAGTACAACTTATTACAGTGGCGCAGGCTTTTCACTGGATAGATCCTGTGTTGGCACGGAAAGAGTTTGATCGCATCTTATTACCTGGTGGGCATATTGCATTGCTGTGGAATTTGCGTACGCTGGATTCTCCGTTTGATAAAGGGTATGAAGATATTAAAGCGAAATATGGAACGGATTATCATGAGATCAGGAAGGCACATGAGCCGGAACTGACAGCGTTTTTTGCACCTGCTACGATGGCAATACACTACTTCAGGCATAGTCAGCAGCTGGACTTTGAGGGGTTGAAAGGGCAGGTGTTAAGTTCTTCTTATATGCCGCAACCGGGGCAGAAAAATTATGAGGAGATGATGAAAGCGCTGACGGAGTTGTTTGAGGTGAATCAGCGGTATGGAGAAGTGACGATTACTTATGATACGAAGTTGTACATCAACCATAACACATCTATGAAAGAGGGAATTCACTAA
- a CDS encoding Rrf2 family transcriptional regulator — protein sequence MFSKTCEYGIRAMIYIAQQSKNNVKVGVKDIAAGIDSPEYFIAKILQELTRKGLLLSFKGPTGGFYLDDKALQCSIADIVKAIDGDKIFSGCGLGLDYCSETKPCPIHHEFKRIREDMANMLNNTRLDEFHEKLTKDIGFLKR from the coding sequence ATGTTTTCAAAAACCTGCGAATACGGCATCAGGGCAATGATCTATATTGCACAGCAATCCAAAAACAACGTCAAAGTCGGCGTAAAGGACATTGCTGCGGGTATTGACTCCCCTGAATACTTCATCGCCAAAATCCTGCAGGAACTCACCAGAAAAGGCTTACTCCTCTCCTTCAAAGGCCCCACCGGCGGCTTTTACCTGGATGACAAAGCCCTTCAATGCTCTATCGCCGACATCGTCAAAGCCATTGACGGCGACAAGATATTCTCCGGCTGCGGACTTGGCCTGGATTACTGCTCAGAAACCAAACCCTGTCCCATCCACCACGAGTTCAAGAGAATCAGGGAAGACATGGCTAATATGCTGAACAACACCAGACTGGACGAGTTTCACGAAAAACTCACCAAAGACATTGGGTTCCTGAAACGCTGA
- a CDS encoding alpha-amylase: MIQYFHWYTSADGSLWKEVSKNAKALAAMGINAVWLPPAYKGADGANSHGYDTYDKYDLGEFDQKGSVRTRFGTKDEYIAAAKAIHDAGMQLYVDIVANHMIGADETEKVTVRKVDMENRNKFISEPYEIEAYTKFTFPGRKGQYSQFIWDHRCFTGIDYAADTQESGIFTIQNEYGEGWEEVVDDEKGNFDYLMGADVEFRNPEVREEFRRWGEWYYDIVKFDGFRLDAVKHITPDFFKEWLEQMRQHTGREMFAVGEYWAPGHLDLLLKYIDATEGRMSLFDSSLHHNLHHASKSGKDYDLSKILDDSLVTTKPFLAVTVAGNHDTQPLQALEAPLDDWFKPLAYALILLREHGYPCVFYADLYGAEYTDKDGEGNDCHISIAPVLGLDKLIKARDQYAYGMQRDYFDHPNCIGWTREGDEEHAGAGCAVVMSNGEEGNKHMEIGQRHAGKKFRDITGSREEEITVGEDGWAEFTCGAGSVAVWAEAR, translated from the coding sequence ATGATCCAGTATTTCCACTGGTATACTTCCGCAGATGGCAGTTTATGGAAAGAAGTAAGCAAGAATGCCAAAGCCCTGGCTGCGATGGGCATCAACGCCGTATGGCTTCCTCCTGCATATAAAGGAGCCGATGGCGCTAACAGCCATGGTTATGACACTTACGATAAGTACGACCTGGGCGAGTTTGATCAGAAAGGATCTGTACGTACCAGATTCGGTACCAAAGACGAATATATTGCCGCCGCAAAAGCCATACATGATGCAGGCATGCAACTGTATGTGGATATAGTGGCCAATCATATGATAGGCGCAGATGAAACAGAGAAAGTGACAGTGCGGAAGGTAGATATGGAAAACAGGAATAAATTCATTTCTGAGCCTTACGAAATAGAAGCCTACACCAAATTTACCTTTCCGGGCAGGAAAGGACAATATTCACAGTTTATATGGGATCACCGGTGTTTTACAGGTATCGACTATGCTGCAGATACGCAGGAGAGCGGGATCTTTACCATTCAGAACGAATATGGAGAAGGTTGGGAAGAGGTCGTGGATGATGAAAAAGGCAACTTCGATTATTTGATGGGTGCCGATGTGGAATTCCGTAATCCCGAGGTGAGGGAAGAATTTAGGAGATGGGGAGAATGGTATTATGATATTGTGAAATTCGATGGATTCAGATTGGATGCAGTAAAGCACATTACCCCTGACTTTTTCAAGGAATGGCTGGAGCAGATGCGGCAACATACAGGACGGGAAATGTTTGCAGTAGGGGAGTATTGGGCACCTGGGCACCTGGATTTATTATTGAAATATATAGATGCTACAGAGGGAAGAATGTCATTGTTTGATTCTTCTCTGCATCATAACCTGCATCATGCATCAAAGAGTGGAAAAGATTATGATCTGAGTAAAATACTGGATGATTCGCTGGTGACCACCAAGCCTTTTCTGGCGGTGACGGTAGCGGGAAATCATGATACGCAACCTTTGCAGGCGCTGGAGGCCCCCCTGGATGATTGGTTTAAACCATTGGCGTATGCGTTGATCTTGTTGAGAGAGCATGGTTATCCATGTGTATTTTATGCAGATCTGTATGGGGCAGAGTATACTGATAAGGATGGAGAGGGGAATGATTGCCATATTTCGATTGCACCGGTATTAGGCCTGGATAAGTTGATTAAGGCAAGGGATCAATATGCGTATGGTATGCAGCGGGATTATTTTGACCATCCGAATTGTATTGGTTGGACGAGGGAGGGCGATGAGGAGCATGCAGGTGCTGGTTGTGCGGTGGTGATGTCGAATGGGGAAGAGGGGAATAAACATATGGAAATAGGGCAACGGCATGCAGGGAAAAAATTCAGGGATATAACGGGTAGCCGGGAAGAGGAGATTACGGTGGGTGAGGATGGTTGGGCAGAATTTACCTGTGGAGCCGGATCGGTGGCTGTGTGGGCGGAAGCGAGATAG
- a CDS encoding aldo/keto reductase — translation MKKITIGKTDLQVAPINFGGNVFGWTLDEKQSFEILDAFVNAGYNFIDTADTYSWWVEGHKGGESEAIIGKWMKARNNRDKVVIATKVGSQNKEHKEDVSRAHILKSVDESLQRLQTDHIDLYYTHFDDNVTPVEETLSAYDDIIKAGKVRYIAASNLTPERLTESLKLAEEKGLPRYQALQPHYNLVERANFETKYQPIAQQYGLSVMPYWSLAAGFLTGKYRSEEDLKKSVRGEGVRKYLDAKGIGVLNALDTVAANHNSKPATVALAWLLAQPTIAAPIVSATSQHQLDTLVAAPALQLDAEDLGLLDNASK, via the coding sequence ATGAAAAAGATAACTATTGGAAAAACAGATCTGCAGGTTGCTCCTATCAACTTTGGTGGTAACGTATTTGGCTGGACTTTAGACGAAAAACAATCATTTGAAATATTAGATGCTTTTGTCAATGCCGGCTATAACTTCATTGACACTGCGGATACTTATTCCTGGTGGGTAGAAGGCCATAAAGGTGGTGAATCAGAAGCTATCATAGGTAAATGGATGAAAGCGCGCAACAACCGTGATAAGGTTGTCATCGCTACCAAAGTAGGTTCTCAGAACAAGGAACATAAGGAAGATGTGAGCAGGGCACACATCCTGAAATCAGTGGATGAGTCATTGCAACGATTACAAACAGATCATATCGATTTGTACTATACACACTTTGATGATAATGTGACACCAGTAGAAGAGACATTGTCTGCCTACGATGACATTATCAAAGCTGGTAAAGTAAGGTACATTGCGGCTTCCAACCTTACACCGGAGCGCCTGACCGAATCACTGAAACTGGCAGAAGAAAAAGGTTTACCCCGTTACCAGGCTTTACAACCACATTACAACCTGGTAGAGCGTGCGAATTTTGAAACAAAATACCAGCCTATTGCACAGCAGTATGGTTTGAGCGTAATGCCTTACTGGTCGCTGGCAGCAGGTTTCCTGACAGGTAAATACCGTTCTGAAGAAGACTTAAAGAAGAGTGTGCGTGGTGAAGGAGTGAGGAAATACCTGGATGCAAAAGGTATTGGTGTATTAAATGCATTGGACACAGTAGCAGCAAACCATAATTCTAAACCTGCAACTGTTGCATTGGCATGGTTGCTGGCGCAACCAACCATTGCAGCGCCGATCGTGAGTGCTACAAGTCAGCACCAGCTGGATACGCTGGTGGCAGCACCGGCTTTACAGCTGGATGCGGAAGATCTTGGATTGCTGGATAATGCCAGCAAATAA
- a CDS encoding group III truncated hemoglobin, translating into MLTDITTEEDIQLMVHTFYARVREDNTIGPIFNARIKDWDTHLQKLCNFWSTLLLYTRKYEGDPMSVHRGMAIDTMHFNTWLSIFHQTIDELFAGETAQAAKNRAQKISAVMQHAVTRPA; encoded by the coding sequence ATGCTAACCGATATAACAACCGAAGAAGACATACAACTCATGGTGCATACCTTCTATGCCCGGGTAAGAGAGGACAACACCATAGGTCCCATCTTCAACGCCCGCATCAAAGACTGGGATACCCACCTGCAGAAACTATGTAACTTCTGGAGTACACTCCTCCTCTATACCAGAAAGTACGAGGGCGATCCTATGAGTGTACACCGCGGAATGGCCATCGACACGATGCATTTCAATACCTGGCTCTCCATTTTTCATCAAACCATAGATGAACTGTTCGCCGGCGAAACTGCACAGGCAGCCAAAAACAGGGCACAAAAAATATCGGCCGTCATGCAACATGCAGTGACCCGCCCGGCATAA
- a CDS encoding ABC transporter ATP-binding protein, translating into MSFLTATGIRKQENGEWVLKGIDFSQEKHQQVAIVGASGSGKSTLLKIVAGLMQTDEGEVRFEGTRVKGPHERLLPGEPGIAYLSQHYELRLNYRVEQVLEYANKMTDDEADELYSICRINHLMKRRTDQLSGGEKQRVAMARLLIGHPTLFLLDEPFSNLDYSHKEILKTVIREIGEKLDLTCLLVSHDPQDTLSWADEILVVKDGLIVQKGTPIDVYNHPVDEYTAALFGPYNLVDAKVLELTGEEKAFIRPENLQFAYKSGIKGIVEAVDYMGSAYEVRVKVPGGSLLVRTPTDVLTKKGSTVYLTIKPDSIWRL; encoded by the coding sequence ATGAGTTTTTTAACAGCAACAGGGATCCGTAAACAGGAGAATGGCGAATGGGTATTAAAGGGTATTGATTTTTCGCAGGAGAAGCACCAGCAGGTTGCAATTGTAGGTGCCTCCGGTTCCGGGAAAAGTACCTTACTGAAGATTGTAGCCGGATTGATGCAGACAGATGAAGGAGAAGTACGATTTGAGGGTACGCGGGTGAAAGGCCCACACGAAAGACTGCTTCCCGGCGAACCTGGTATTGCTTACCTGAGTCAGCATTATGAACTGAGATTGAACTACAGGGTAGAGCAGGTGCTGGAATATGCCAATAAGATGACGGATGATGAAGCAGACGAACTCTATAGCATATGCAGGATCAATCACCTGATGAAGAGACGGACCGATCAGCTCTCAGGTGGGGAAAAACAACGTGTGGCTATGGCCCGGTTGTTAATTGGCCATCCTACATTGTTCCTGTTGGATGAACCTTTCTCCAACCTGGACTACTCACATAAAGAGATCCTGAAAACGGTGATCAGGGAAATCGGTGAAAAGCTGGACCTGACCTGTCTGCTTGTATCACATGATCCACAGGATACGCTGTCATGGGCAGATGAAATACTGGTGGTGAAAGATGGTTTGATTGTGCAGAAAGGCACGCCGATTGATGTATACAATCATCCTGTGGATGAATATACGGCAGCGTTGTTTGGTCCATATAATCTGGTAGATGCGAAGGTGTTGGAGCTTACAGGCGAAGAGAAAGCATTTATTCGCCCCGAGAATTTGCAGTTTGCATATAAATCCGGTATCAAAGGTATTGTAGAAGCAGTAGATTATATGGGAAGTGCGTATGAGGTGCGTGTAAAGGTTCCGGGAGGTTCCCTGTTGGTCAGAACACCTACTGATGTACTGACTAAAAAGGGGAGCACTGTATATCTTACTATTAAACCTGATAGTATATGGCGTCTTTAG
- a CDS encoding DUF1361 domain-containing protein produces the protein MLKRISPLEKMLGIAIAFTMALLVARVLRYHEYFYLFYTWNTFLGVLPLIFSRKLAGLSGINLRTVGVLACWLVFFPNAPYMITDLFHFHERPPVPLWFDLLIVSSAAWNGLLLGIISLMQVEHFLSRHVKGLWVKVIVVVSFILCGYGVYIGRFLRFNSWDAVTNPEALLFTIAHHLFKPYDHMGAWAFSIGFGGMFGIIYYTLQQLHHHKKSVPQNEGRLSISCSQTTLVS, from the coding sequence ATGTTGAAAAGAATTTCCCCACTCGAAAAAATGCTGGGTATTGCCATTGCTTTTACGATGGCACTCCTGGTAGCACGCGTTCTTCGCTATCATGAATATTTCTATTTATTCTATACCTGGAACACATTCCTGGGTGTATTACCCCTCATATTCAGTCGTAAATTGGCCGGATTGTCCGGTATCAATCTCCGTACTGTCGGTGTGCTGGCTTGCTGGCTGGTATTTTTCCCCAATGCGCCGTACATGATCACAGATCTCTTTCACTTTCATGAAAGACCACCTGTGCCACTGTGGTTCGATCTCCTCATCGTCTCTTCAGCAGCCTGGAACGGCTTGTTGCTGGGAATCATTTCTCTAATGCAGGTAGAACATTTTCTGTCCCGGCATGTGAAAGGGCTGTGGGTAAAAGTGATCGTGGTTGTTAGCTTTATTCTATGTGGGTATGGAGTATATATTGGCAGGTTTTTGCGGTTCAATAGCTGGGATGCTGTGACTAACCCGGAAGCGTTGTTATTCACCATAGCGCATCATTTGTTCAAACCATATGATCATATGGGTGCGTGGGCATTCAGCATAGGCTTTGGGGGGATGTTCGGCATTATTTATTACACTTTGCAGCAACTGCATCATCATAAAAAAAGCGTCCCTCAAAACGAGGGACGCTTATCAATATCCTGCAGTCAGACTACCTTAGTGTCCTGA
- a CDS encoding nitric-oxide reductase large subunit, with protein MTVRKLWIGLAMVLLSSFAVLIYFGKDIYHQLPPIPDKVTDESGNVLFTGQDIRDGQNVWQSIGGQTVGSIWGHGSYIAPDWTADYLHRESTIMLHALAIADQKDYTQLPDDVQAMYQQRLKNTIRKNTFDATTNTIVFVPARVAAFNELSTYYGNLFMREGDPAFAKLREQYAIPGHTIKDPERMRKMNAFFAWATWVCITERPGGTVSYTNNWPGDEIVGNVPSSSLHLWSGFSVLLLLACTGLLIFYHARNAEEHTTTLPTEDPLRHTVITPSMKATLKYFWIVSALIIVQMLAGVITAHYGVEGNAFYGLPLDKFLPASVSRSWHVQLAIFWIATSWLATGLYIAPAVSGHEPKFQRLGVNILFAALLIVVVGSLIGQWLGVMQKLGLVDNFLWGHQGYEYIELGRIWQILLLAGLVIWLVLMLRALLPALRKKDESRHLLTLFVIASIAIAVFYAAGLMYGRQTHMAVAEYWRWWVVHLWVEGFFEVFATVVGAFLFCRLGLLQIKPATTAVLFSTIIFLFGGIIGTFHHLYFSATPISVLALGATFSALEIVPLVVIGYEAYHNYTLSKSTPWIKAYKWPIYCLVAMCFWNFLGAGIFGFAINPPIALYYIQGLNTTAVHGHAALFGVYGILGIGLMLFVLRGLYPDRQWNDKLLGWSFWLTNAGLLVMVTVSMLPMGILQAIASIQHGYWYARSAEFMHTDTMQTLRWLRVPGDILLAAGESLLVIFVIGLKTGWSLKEER; from the coding sequence ATGACCGTACGAAAACTATGGATAGGCCTTGCCATGGTCTTACTATCCAGCTTTGCCGTCTTAATTTACTTTGGCAAAGACATCTATCACCAACTCCCTCCTATACCGGATAAAGTCACTGACGAATCAGGCAATGTCCTCTTCACAGGACAGGATATCCGCGATGGACAAAATGTATGGCAATCCATCGGTGGCCAGACTGTAGGCAGCATATGGGGCCACGGTAGTTATATCGCTCCAGACTGGACAGCAGACTACCTGCACCGCGAATCAACCATCATGCTGCATGCACTCGCCATTGCAGATCAAAAAGACTATACACAACTGCCTGACGACGTACAGGCCATGTACCAGCAAAGACTCAAAAACACGATCCGCAAAAACACATTCGATGCCACCACCAACACCATCGTATTTGTACCTGCGAGAGTAGCCGCTTTCAACGAACTCTCTACTTATTACGGCAACCTGTTTATGCGTGAAGGAGATCCTGCTTTCGCAAAACTCCGCGAACAATATGCGATCCCTGGACATACCATTAAAGATCCTGAACGCATGCGCAAGATGAATGCATTCTTCGCATGGGCTACCTGGGTTTGTATCACCGAACGCCCTGGAGGTACAGTGAGTTATACCAACAACTGGCCCGGTGATGAAATCGTGGGCAATGTTCCTTCCTCCTCTCTGCATCTCTGGTCTGGATTCAGCGTGTTATTGCTGTTAGCATGTACCGGTCTGCTTATCTTTTACCACGCACGTAATGCAGAAGAACATACGACTACGCTACCTACTGAAGATCCCTTACGGCATACCGTGATTACACCTTCCATGAAAGCTACGTTAAAGTACTTCTGGATCGTGAGTGCACTGATCATCGTGCAAATGCTGGCAGGTGTGATCACGGCCCACTATGGCGTGGAAGGGAATGCATTTTATGGGTTACCGTTAGATAAATTTCTGCCTGCTTCCGTATCACGTAGCTGGCATGTTCAGTTAGCGATCTTCTGGATTGCCACTTCCTGGCTGGCTACAGGGCTGTACATAGCTCCTGCTGTATCCGGCCATGAGCCTAAGTTCCAGCGCCTGGGTGTAAATATCCTATTTGCAGCATTACTGATTGTTGTAGTAGGTTCCCTGATCGGACAATGGCTGGGGGTCATGCAGAAATTAGGATTGGTAGACAACTTCCTGTGGGGACATCAGGGTTATGAATATATAGAACTGGGAAGAATATGGCAAATACTGTTGCTCGCAGGACTGGTGATCTGGTTAGTTTTAATGCTGAGAGCATTGTTGCCTGCATTGCGGAAAAAAGATGAAAGCCGCCACCTGTTGACCCTTTTCGTCATCGCTTCTATAGCGATTGCTGTATTCTATGCAGCTGGATTGATGTATGGCAGACAAACACATATGGCTGTTGCAGAGTATTGGCGCTGGTGGGTAGTGCATCTGTGGGTAGAGGGTTTCTTTGAAGTATTCGCCACAGTGGTGGGTGCTTTCCTATTCTGCCGACTGGGATTATTGCAAATCAAACCTGCTACGACTGCGGTACTTTTCTCTACGATCATCTTCCTCTTTGGTGGTATCATTGGTACCTTCCATCACCTGTACTTCAGTGCTACTCCGATCTCTGTACTCGCACTGGGTGCGACTTTCAGTGCACTTGAAATCGTGCCGCTGGTAGTGATAGGTTACGAAGCTTATCACAACTACACATTAAGCAAATCCACACCGTGGATCAAAGCTTATAAATGGCCGATCTATTGCCTGGTAGCCATGTGTTTCTGGAACTTCCTGGGTGCAGGTATCTTCGGTTTTGCCATTAATCCTCCTATTGCGCTGTACTACATACAAGGTCTGAATACTACGGCAGTACATGGTCACGCTGCATTGTTCGGCGTGTATGGAATACTGGGTATTGGTCTGATGCTGTTTGTGCTGAGAGGGTTATATCCTGACAGACAGTGGAATGATAAACTGTTGGGCTGGTCTTTCTGGCTCACCAATGCAGGCCTGCTTGTGATGGTGACGGTAAGTATGTTGCCAATGGGCATTCTGCAGGCAATCGCTTCTATACAACATGGTTACTGGTACGCCAGATCTGCGGAGTTCATGCATACTGATACCATGCAGACACTCCGCTGGTTAAGAGTGCCAGGCGATATATTGCTGGCGGCTGGTGAATCCCTGCTGGTGATTTTTGTAATTGGATTAAAGACCGGGTGGTCTTTAAAAGAAGAGCGTTAA